The Rhodothermales bacterium region CGGAGTGGAGGACAAAGTCGGCCCCCAATACAAGGGGCCGCTGGAGGAGAGGCGTGGCCCAGGTATTGTCGACCAGCACCTCGGCCCCGGCCTGGTGCGCGAGGCGTGCCACAGCGGCAATGTCTGTGATCTTCAACAGCGGATTGGACGGCGTCTCGATCCACACGAGGCGTGTTTCGGGGCGGAGTGCACGCTCAATCGCGTCGAGATTCGACATATCGACCGTAGTATGCTGGAGGCCCCATTCGGTAAAGGTCCCCGTTGCGAGTACCCGGACGCCGTGATAGACATCGTCCGGCATGATCACATGATCACCCGGTTTCAGGGACTGGAAGATCGTCATGGCGGCGGCCATGCCCGATGAAAATGCGGCGGCGGATGCTCCCCCCTCGAGCGAGGCGAGGGTAGTTTCGAACAGCCGGCGGGTGGGGTTATCGGCGCGGCTGTATTCATACGAACGAGGATACGCGCCGTCGGCATCCCGCTCGAAGGTCGTTGCCAGGTGAATCGGGGCGATCACGGCACCCGTAGCGGGGTCGACCGTGCAGCCGGCGTGCGCGAGAATCGTTTCCAGATTGGGCGTTGATACGGATTCCATGTTGACGTGTGAACCACAATGTGCAGGGGGGCGGCGGCGCACGATCTTCCTTCACGGTGCGACGTATACGGGCTGTCCTTTCAGTTGAATCGCAATCTACAAATCGAATTGAACGAACGCACTATTGCGGATCTCCGCGAAGAGTATCGCCGAGAGTCCATTACGGAGGGGGATGTGGCCCGTAATCCAATCGCCCAGTTTCGCCACTGGTTTCAGGAGGCGTTGGATGCCGCGCTTCCGGAGCCGAATGCCATGGTGTTGTCGACCGTTTCGCCTGGAGGTCATCCCAGTGCACGCGTCTTGTTGCTGAAAGGCTTCGAGGAAGAGGGGTTTGTCTTCTTCACCAACTACGCCAGCAGGAAAGGCGCCGAATTGGCCGGCAATGCCCATGCAGCCATGACG contains the following coding sequences:
- a CDS encoding aminotransferase class V-fold PLP-dependent enzyme, which produces MESVSTPNLETILAHAGCTVDPATGAVIAPIHLATTFERDADGAYPRSYEYSRADNPTRRLFETTLASLEGGASAAAFSSGMAAAMTIFQSLKPGDHVIMPDDVYHGVRVLATGTFTEWGLQHTTVDMSNLDAIERALRPETRLVWIETPSNPLLKITDIAAVARLAHQAGAEVLVDNTWATPLLQRPLVLGADFVLHSVTKYLAGHSDVLGGAIVARQTEGLFGRVRKLQAAGGAVMDPFGAWLALRGMRSLAARMRVHCENARIVAGFLSVHPAVERVHYPSLASHPGHEVATRQMRDFGGMISVEVRGGQQGAMAVAAAARVFRRATSLGGTESLIEHRASVEAPPTRTPSNLLRLSVGLEHPDDLIGDLRAALSVLDA